Proteins encoded by one window of Synechococcus sp. MVIR-18-1:
- the pyrF gene encoding orotidine-5'-phosphate decarboxylase: protein MRALRRWCVATSFSAEAAERIIVALDGMAPDQALALSAQVEGLRWVKVGLELFVQAGPEVVAQLREQGLRVFLDLKFHDIPATMAGACRRAAALGAELITVHACAGSEALKAAQAAAEEGAQQAGLATPTLLAVTVLTSWEEQRLQRELSISQGIAERVPGLAQLSASAGIGGCVCSPLEVAALRAQHPEPFSLVTPGIRPKGAAVGDQARVMGPAEAMAAGASKLVIGRPITQAENSSGAFATCCAALMV from the coding sequence ATGAGGGCTCTGCGGAGATGGTGTGTGGCTACTTCTTTCTCGGCTGAAGCAGCGGAACGGATCATCGTGGCCCTCGACGGCATGGCCCCTGATCAGGCTTTGGCCCTCAGCGCTCAAGTGGAAGGGCTGCGTTGGGTGAAGGTGGGGCTGGAGTTGTTCGTGCAGGCAGGGCCGGAGGTGGTGGCTCAGTTGCGTGAGCAGGGCCTGCGAGTGTTTCTCGATCTCAAATTTCACGACATCCCGGCCACGATGGCCGGTGCTTGCCGGCGGGCGGCGGCGCTGGGGGCGGAGCTGATCACCGTGCATGCCTGTGCCGGCAGTGAAGCGTTAAAGGCGGCTCAGGCTGCAGCGGAAGAAGGCGCTCAGCAGGCAGGCTTGGCTACTCCAACTCTGCTGGCGGTGACGGTGCTCACCAGTTGGGAGGAACAGCGGCTGCAACGGGAACTTTCCATCAGCCAGGGCATCGCTGAACGGGTGCCGGGCTTGGCCCAGCTATCGGCGAGTGCTGGAATCGGCGGTTGCGTGTGTTCACCGTTGGAAGTCGCGGCGCTACGGGCTCAACATCCGGAGCCCTTTTCCTTGGTAACGCCTGGGATCCGCCCCAAAGGTGCTGCAGTGGGCGATCAGGCTCGGGTGATGGGACCGGCTGAGGCGATGGCTGCTGGCGCCAGCAAGCTGGTGATCGGCCGGCCGATCACTCAGGCTGAGAATTCAAGCGGAGCGTTTGCGACGTGCTGTGCTGCGTTGATGGTGTGA
- a CDS encoding leucyl aminopeptidase → MQISLSSAQPQAWSGTVLALGIAEGDPNGLIPAMEERFSISLGDWLEQRKFQGKNGESASLQLLNPDCASLVLVGMGPLEALDVNSFRQAGATAARASKDQTGSLGLLLPWNAVDPAEAVTVAAQAVRLALYSDQRFRSKPEPSVHPERLELLGPLPNTLSSALEAVHPICAGVELARELVAAPPNSVTPTALADSAAHMAHEHGLDLKVLERSDCEARGMGSFLSVCQGSDMDPKFIHLTYRPSGPATRRVVLVGKGLTFDSGGYNLKVGAAQIDMMKFDMGGSAAVLGAMRSIAELRPKGVEVHMLVASCENMINGSAVHPGDIVTASNGTTIEINNTDAEGRLTLADALVYASELEPDAIVDLATLTGACVVALGDEIAGLWTGDDSLASSLEGAAKDAGEGLWRMPMHQAYRKGLKSLLADLKNTGPRPGGSITAALFLKEFVKSSIPWAHIDIAGTVWSDKGRALDPAGATGYGVRTLVNWVCKQSQQAET, encoded by the coding sequence ATGCAGATCTCCCTCTCGTCGGCCCAGCCACAGGCCTGGTCGGGAACCGTGTTGGCCCTAGGCATTGCAGAGGGAGATCCCAATGGCTTGATACCAGCGATGGAGGAACGCTTTTCCATCTCCCTTGGCGATTGGTTGGAACAACGCAAGTTCCAAGGGAAAAATGGAGAGAGCGCAAGTCTTCAACTTCTCAACCCCGACTGCGCATCGCTCGTGCTCGTAGGCATGGGGCCTCTTGAAGCATTGGATGTAAATAGCTTTCGGCAGGCTGGGGCTACTGCCGCCAGAGCGAGCAAGGACCAAACAGGCAGTCTCGGATTGCTATTGCCATGGAATGCTGTTGACCCTGCAGAAGCGGTGACCGTGGCAGCGCAAGCGGTCAGGCTCGCTCTCTACAGCGATCAACGCTTCCGCAGCAAACCCGAGCCAAGCGTCCACCCCGAGCGGCTTGAACTGCTCGGCCCGCTCCCCAACACCCTCAGCAGCGCCCTCGAAGCGGTGCATCCCATTTGCGCGGGGGTAGAACTGGCAAGAGAGCTCGTTGCGGCTCCTCCGAACAGTGTCACCCCAACCGCTCTTGCCGATAGCGCCGCTCATATGGCGCATGAGCACGGCTTGGACTTGAAGGTGCTCGAGCGCAGCGACTGTGAAGCCAGGGGGATGGGGTCGTTCCTCTCCGTCTGCCAAGGCTCGGATATGGATCCCAAGTTCATCCATCTCACCTACCGCCCCTCCGGTCCTGCCACCAGACGGGTGGTCTTGGTTGGCAAGGGCCTCACCTTTGATTCCGGTGGTTACAACCTGAAAGTGGGTGCTGCTCAAATCGACATGATGAAATTCGATATGGGAGGAAGTGCAGCGGTACTTGGCGCGATGCGCTCAATCGCTGAGCTCCGTCCCAAGGGTGTGGAAGTGCACATGCTGGTGGCGTCATGCGAAAACATGATCAACGGTTCTGCCGTGCATCCAGGTGACATCGTCACCGCGTCCAATGGCACCACGATCGAAATCAACAACACAGATGCAGAAGGCCGGCTCACCCTCGCTGATGCCTTGGTTTACGCCTCCGAGCTCGAACCCGACGCCATCGTTGACTTGGCCACATTGACCGGTGCCTGCGTGGTTGCCCTTGGCGACGAAATTGCTGGGCTGTGGACTGGAGACGACTCGCTTGCCAGCTCCTTAGAGGGCGCCGCAAAGGACGCAGGAGAGGGGCTCTGGCGCATGCCAATGCACCAGGCTTATCGCAAAGGCCTCAAGTCACTACTTGCGGACTTGAAAAACACAGGTCCCCGTCCAGGTGGCTCGATTACCGCCGCTTTATTCCTCAAGGAATTTGTCAAAAGCTCCATCCCATGGGCCCACATCGATATCGCCGGAACGGTTTGGAGCGACAAAGGGAGAGCACTAGATCCGGCTGGAGCGACGGGCTACGGAGTCCGCACCTTGGTGAATTGGGTATGCAAGCAATCGCAGCAGGCTGAGACCTAG
- a CDS encoding DUF1825 family protein, translated as MAFFDSEIVQEEAKHLFGDYQQLMQLGSDYGKFDREGKKKFINTMEDLMERYRVFMKRFELSEDFQAKLTVEQLRTQLGQFGITPEQMFEQMNQTLERMKTQLEQSEGQ; from the coding sequence ATGGCCTTCTTCGATTCCGAAATCGTGCAGGAGGAGGCCAAGCATCTTTTTGGCGACTATCAGCAGTTGATGCAGTTGGGGTCGGATTATGGAAAGTTCGACCGAGAAGGGAAGAAGAAATTCATCAATACGATGGAAGATCTGATGGAGCGCTACCGCGTTTTTATGAAACGCTTTGAGCTCTCGGAAGACTTCCAAGCCAAGCTCACCGTTGAACAGTTGCGGACGCAGCTCGGGCAGTTTGGGATCACCCCTGAGCAAATGTTCGAACAGATGAATCAAACCTTGGAGCGGATGAAAACTCAGCTCGAGCAATCAGAAGGTCAGTGA
- the msrA gene encoding peptide-methionine (S)-S-oxide reductase MsrA — protein MRALIPLVLTSIMLLSPMSAMAAVQDAVLAGGCFWCLEHDLEDVEGVISAESGYSGGHVENPTYQQVSGEKSGHQEVVRVRFDADKISYATLLQHYWRNIDPLDGQGQFCDRGDSYRPVIFTAGEQQATAAQASSASAASELGVSKSKIKVQIRDAVQFWPAEDYHQNYANNNELRYRYYRFSCGRDRRLDAVWGERARSGASWVAPLTP, from the coding sequence ATGCGTGCGTTGATCCCGCTGGTTTTGACCAGCATCATGTTGTTAAGCCCGATGTCAGCGATGGCAGCTGTTCAGGATGCTGTTCTTGCGGGTGGTTGTTTTTGGTGCCTCGAACATGATTTAGAGGATGTTGAAGGTGTGATTTCGGCTGAAAGTGGGTATAGCGGTGGCCATGTGGAGAATCCCACGTATCAACAAGTGAGTGGTGAAAAAAGTGGGCATCAAGAAGTGGTACGTGTGCGATTTGATGCCGATAAAATTAGCTATGCCACCCTTTTGCAACATTATTGGCGCAATATTGACCCCCTTGATGGTCAAGGTCAGTTTTGTGATCGTGGTGACTCGTATCGACCCGTGATTTTCACCGCTGGTGAGCAGCAGGCCACCGCCGCTCAAGCAAGTTCTGCTTCTGCTGCAAGTGAATTAGGGGTCTCAAAATCTAAGATTAAAGTGCAGATTCGTGATGCAGTTCAGTTCTGGCCGGCGGAGGATTACCACCAAAATTATGCCAATAATAATGAGCTTCGTTATCGTTATTACCGCTTCAGTTGTGGGCGAGATCGCCGCCTCGATGCCGTGTGGGGCGAGCGCGCAAGATCGGGTGCATCCTGGGTTGCTCCCCTAACGCCATGA
- the tyrS gene encoding tyrosine--tRNA ligase — MTGNPHSLPNWLARGMADLFPDGNPDDADQALAARLAAAETEGRPLRVKLGIDPTGSDIHLGHSILFRKLRAFQDAGHTAVLIIGDFTARIGDPTGKSATRVQLTTEQVKANATTYLRQLGEGQPKEQALLDFETPGRLEVRRNSEWLEGLDLPQVIGLLGTATVGQMLAKDDFAKRYGSGTPIALHEFLYPLLQGYDSVAVDADVELGGTDQKFNVAMGRDLQRHFSQTTQFGLLLPILVGLDGVQKMSKSLGNTVGLEEDPLSMYSKLEKVGDAAINDYVTLLTDLAVEALPDNPRDKQKAMALAVTASRYGMDVAQKAQEDAATLVAGSAAAAADVPEASLSAVNFPAKAFYLFSAVGMCASSSEARRQIKGGAARLEGEKIIDPNQEFASVSDLEGKVLQLGKKTFRRLVP, encoded by the coding sequence ATGACAGGCAACCCCCATTCACTGCCGAACTGGTTGGCGCGGGGGATGGCCGATTTATTTCCGGACGGAAATCCTGACGATGCTGATCAGGCCTTAGCTGCTCGCTTGGCCGCGGCTGAAACGGAGGGCCGTCCTCTGCGGGTGAAGTTGGGCATTGACCCCACGGGAAGTGATATTCACCTGGGCCACAGCATTTTGTTTCGCAAGCTGCGCGCCTTTCAGGATGCGGGCCATACAGCCGTGCTGATCATTGGTGATTTCACGGCCCGGATCGGCGATCCAACGGGCAAGAGCGCCACGCGCGTGCAGCTCACAACCGAACAGGTGAAGGCCAACGCGACCACCTATTTGCGCCAGCTGGGCGAAGGACAGCCCAAGGAGCAGGCGCTGCTTGATTTTGAGACTCCCGGACGGTTGGAGGTACGACGCAATAGTGAATGGCTTGAAGGTCTTGATCTGCCCCAAGTGATTGGTTTGCTGGGAACGGCCACGGTGGGCCAAATGCTGGCCAAAGATGATTTTGCCAAGCGCTACGGGAGCGGCACCCCCATCGCCCTGCATGAGTTCCTTTACCCCTTGCTTCAGGGGTATGACTCCGTGGCTGTGGATGCCGATGTGGAGTTGGGTGGTACGGATCAGAAATTCAATGTGGCGATGGGACGTGACTTGCAGCGTCATTTCAGCCAAACAACGCAGTTCGGCCTTCTCTTGCCAATCCTCGTTGGTCTTGATGGAGTGCAGAAGATGAGCAAGAGCCTCGGCAACACGGTGGGTCTGGAGGAGGATCCGTTGTCGATGTACTCGAAGCTCGAAAAAGTTGGTGATGCTGCGATTAACGACTACGTGACGTTGCTCACCGACTTAGCGGTTGAAGCGTTGCCAGACAATCCTCGTGACAAGCAAAAAGCGATGGCTCTGGCGGTAACGGCAAGCCGCTATGGAATGGACGTGGCCCAAAAAGCCCAGGAAGACGCTGCCACGTTGGTGGCTGGATCGGCTGCCGCCGCTGCAGATGTGCCCGAGGCATCGCTTTCTGCCGTGAATTTTCCCGCTAAAGCGTTTTATCTGTTTAGTGCGGTGGGCATGTGTGCCAGCAGTAGTGAGGCGCGGAGGCAGATCAAAGGGGGTGCAGCACGGCTTGAGGGAGAGAAAATCATCGATCCCAATCAGGAATTTGCTTCGGTATCCGATTTAGAAGGGAAGGTTCTTCAGCTCGGTAAAAAGACATTTAGGCGCTTGGTTCCTTGA
- the lpxA gene encoding acyl-ACP--UDP-N-acetylglucosamine O-acyltransferase, with protein sequence MSDELSTSVITDDRPAQVHPMAVVDPRAELAHGVVIGPGAVIGPEVSIGANTWIGPHVVLDGLLRIGAHNRIYPGACLGQEPQDLKYKGAPTEVVIGDHNTIRECVTINRATDEGEQTRIGDNNLLMAYCHLGHNCLLGNNIVMSNGIQVAGHVLIEDRAVIGGCLGIHQFVHIGGMAMVGGMTRVDRDVPPYCLVEGHPGRVRGLNRVGLRRQGLHRLEGGQEFKQLQEVWSLLYRSDHVIADGLNLARQQALLPAANHLCTFLEDSLSTGRRGPMPPPSSR encoded by the coding sequence ATGAGTGATGAGCTCTCCACATCAGTGATCACGGACGATCGCCCCGCTCAGGTCCATCCGATGGCGGTGGTTGATCCCCGAGCAGAACTAGCCCATGGCGTTGTGATCGGACCTGGAGCCGTGATTGGTCCTGAGGTGAGTATCGGGGCTAACACCTGGATTGGTCCCCATGTGGTGCTCGATGGTCTGCTGCGCATTGGCGCTCACAACCGCATTTACCCCGGCGCTTGTTTGGGGCAAGAACCTCAGGATTTGAAATACAAAGGGGCTCCAACAGAAGTTGTGATTGGTGATCACAACACCATTCGTGAATGCGTCACCATTAATCGTGCCACTGATGAAGGTGAGCAGACTCGGATTGGTGACAACAACTTGCTGATGGCCTATTGCCATCTTGGCCATAATTGTTTGCTTGGAAACAACATCGTGATGTCGAATGGCATCCAAGTGGCAGGCCACGTGTTGATTGAAGATCGGGCCGTGATCGGTGGTTGTTTAGGGATTCATCAATTTGTTCACATCGGCGGCATGGCGATGGTTGGCGGCATGACCCGTGTGGATCGTGATGTTCCTCCTTACTGTCTTGTCGAAGGCCATCCAGGCAGGGTGCGGGGTCTGAATCGTGTGGGTTTGAGACGTCAAGGCCTGCATCGCCTTGAGGGGGGTCAGGAATTCAAACAGCTTCAAGAGGTTTGGTCCTTGCTTTATCGCTCCGATCACGTCATTGCTGACGGCTTAAACCTTGCGAGGCAGCAGGCTCTGCTGCCTGCCGCCAACCACCTCTGTACCTTTTTGGAGGATTCCTTGTCGACAGGTCGACGGGGGCCCATGCCTCCTCCCTCGAGTCGCTGA
- the lpxB gene encoding lipid-A-disaccharide synthase, whose translation MVRLLISTGEVSGDLQGSLLIQALWRVAKRRGLDLEVLALGGERMQAAGAELLADTSPMGAIGLWEALPLVLPTIRLQARVDRVLKERPPDGVVLIDYMGANVRLGHSLRDRLPDVPITYYIAPQEWAWRIGEGGTKSLLQFTDRILAIFPEEAEFYAGRGADVTWVGHPLLDMVPVSPDRQAARRALGLPSEGALLLLMPASRPQELRYLMPELVQAAATLQARDPSLHVIVPAGLERFEEPLQQALDQAGVRGTVIPADQADAMKPHLFAAADLALGKSGTVNLELALQGVPQVVGYRVSRVTAWVARRILRFHVDHISPVNLLLKERLVPELLQEDFNADQLVALAIPLLDNQTDRQRVLDGYQRLRDTLGEPGVTDRAAEAILDQIQQPS comes from the coding sequence ATGGTGCGTCTGCTCATCAGCACCGGCGAGGTGTCTGGAGATCTGCAGGGAAGCTTGTTGATTCAGGCCCTATGGCGTGTCGCGAAGCGTCGTGGACTCGATTTAGAAGTCCTTGCTCTGGGGGGTGAGCGGATGCAGGCTGCTGGAGCTGAATTGCTAGCCGATACTTCGCCGATGGGCGCGATTGGCCTCTGGGAAGCCCTCCCTTTGGTTCTCCCCACGATTCGATTGCAAGCCAGGGTTGATCGGGTCTTAAAAGAGCGCCCACCCGATGGGGTGGTGTTGATCGATTACATGGGTGCCAATGTGCGCTTAGGCCACAGCCTCAGAGATCGTCTGCCGGATGTGCCAATCACCTATTACATCGCCCCCCAGGAATGGGCTTGGCGCATTGGGGAAGGAGGTACCAAAAGTTTGCTGCAGTTCACAGATCGAATCCTGGCGATTTTTCCTGAAGAAGCCGAGTTCTATGCAGGTCGAGGCGCTGACGTCACCTGGGTGGGGCATCCCCTCCTCGATATGGTTCCGGTCTCCCCCGATCGTCAGGCTGCTCGGCGTGCGTTGGGCTTGCCCTCGGAAGGAGCCTTGTTGCTTTTGATGCCTGCATCACGGCCTCAGGAACTGCGATACCTCATGCCTGAATTGGTGCAGGCTGCCGCCACCCTTCAAGCGCGTGACCCATCACTCCATGTGATCGTGCCGGCCGGATTGGAGCGCTTTGAAGAGCCATTGCAGCAGGCCCTGGATCAAGCGGGGGTTCGAGGGACGGTGATTCCAGCTGATCAGGCCGATGCCATGAAGCCCCACCTATTTGCCGCTGCCGACTTGGCCTTGGGTAAATCGGGCACGGTGAATTTGGAACTAGCGCTTCAGGGTGTTCCGCAAGTGGTTGGTTATCGGGTTAGCCGTGTCACCGCCTGGGTGGCGCGGCGAATTCTCCGTTTCCACGTGGATCACATCTCGCCGGTCAATCTTTTACTGAAGGAGCGTCTGGTGCCTGAGCTGTTGCAGGAGGATTTCAATGCCGATCAGCTTGTGGCGTTGGCCATTCCTTTGTTAGATAACCAAACGGATCGGCAAAGGGTTTTGGATGGGTATCAGCGCTTGCGTGACACCCTTGGTGAACCGGGTGTGACCGATCGTGCTGCCGAAGCCATTCTTGACCAGATCCAACAGCCCTCTTGA
- the plsY gene encoding glycerol-3-phosphate 1-O-acyltransferase PlsY, which yields MGFFSLVLGYLLGSIPSGWLAGRWLKGIDLRELGSGSTGATNVLRQVGKGPALVVFLIDVGKGAAAVLIARALGLGDWIQVLAGLTALAGHIWPVWLGFKGGKAVATGLGLFLGLAWPVGLASFGVFLAVFSLSRYVSLASVLAAISLPLLMAAGTDSNANLVVALVAMLLVLWRHRSNIKRLINGTEPKLNQKD from the coding sequence ATGGGTTTCTTTTCTCTAGTTCTCGGCTACTTGCTCGGATCCATCCCCAGTGGCTGGCTCGCAGGACGCTGGCTCAAAGGCATTGACTTGCGCGAGCTCGGTTCAGGCTCCACGGGAGCCACCAATGTGCTCAGGCAAGTGGGCAAAGGTCCCGCGTTGGTTGTCTTTTTGATCGATGTGGGCAAAGGCGCCGCCGCTGTTTTGATCGCCCGCGCTCTTGGCCTAGGGGATTGGATTCAGGTGCTGGCAGGCCTGACCGCCCTAGCTGGTCATATTTGGCCTGTTTGGCTGGGCTTCAAGGGCGGCAAGGCTGTCGCCACCGGATTGGGGCTGTTTCTCGGCCTAGCCTGGCCCGTGGGACTGGCCAGTTTTGGCGTGTTCCTGGCCGTGTTCAGCCTGAGTCGTTACGTGTCGCTGGCGAGCGTGTTGGCCGCGATCAGCCTGCCGCTGCTGATGGCCGCCGGCACTGACAGCAACGCCAATTTGGTGGTGGCCCTGGTGGCGATGCTGCTGGTGCTCTGGCGTCACCGCAGCAACATCAAGCGGTTGATCAACGGCACCGAACCAAAGCTGAACCAGAAGGACTGA
- a CDS encoding response regulator transcription factor: protein MDLTSQIPRLQTRSKQGHSLLRSSRTAIASGDRVLLASWMGWFQDLGPLVAAATTEEDCLERLQKDDVNLLICTDQLEAGNGPSLIRRAKQNNLSLKALLLVQRPILRTILQAIDAPCDGLCSHQNVGMGGVTAALTAMESDGMYHDSVIADILRHGRLGRTASGSIPPELSLKEEDVLRGLCKGMSNQEIADSLVVSIDTVKSHIASLLRKLQANNRTHAVVVAFQQGLIDLPSLPPRWTP from the coding sequence GTGGATCTCACCTCCCAGATCCCCAGACTTCAGACCCGCAGCAAGCAGGGACACAGTCTTCTGCGCAGTAGTCGCACAGCGATTGCCAGTGGCGACCGCGTGTTGTTAGCCAGCTGGATGGGCTGGTTTCAAGATCTTGGCCCCCTTGTTGCTGCCGCCACCACAGAAGAAGACTGTCTTGAGAGGTTGCAAAAAGATGATGTCAACCTCTTGATCTGCACAGACCAACTCGAGGCTGGCAATGGCCCAAGCCTGATTCGGCGCGCCAAACAAAACAATCTCTCCTTGAAAGCATTGCTTCTGGTTCAACGTCCAATTTTGCGAACGATCCTTCAGGCGATTGACGCACCCTGCGATGGATTGTGCTCCCACCAAAACGTCGGAATGGGTGGCGTCACGGCAGCGCTGACCGCAATGGAATCCGACGGGATGTATCACGATTCGGTGATCGCCGACATCCTTCGGCACGGTCGACTGGGACGCACAGCCTCTGGCTCCATTCCGCCCGAGCTGAGCCTGAAGGAAGAAGACGTGCTGCGTGGACTTTGTAAAGGCATGAGCAACCAGGAGATCGCAGACAGCCTTGTGGTCTCGATTGACACGGTGAAATCGCACATCGCCAGCCTGCTACGCAAATTGCAAGCCAACAACCGCACGCACGCCGTGGTGGTTGCCTTTCAACAAGGACTGATCGATCTTCCAAGCCTGCCTCCGCGCTGGACCCCCTAA
- the fabZ gene encoding 3-hydroxyacyl-ACP dehydratase FabZ, with amino-acid sequence MTVLASTDSPSAVLNAEQIMGLLPHRYPFALVDRVLEHVPGERAVAIKNVTLNEPQFQGHFPDRPLMPGVLIVEAMAQVGGLIVTQMPDLPKGLFVFAGIDGVRFRRPVVPGDQLRITCELLSLKRKRFGKVKAEATVDGQLVCSGELMFSLVD; translated from the coding sequence TTGACCGTTCTTGCCTCTACCGACTCGCCTTCTGCGGTGCTCAATGCCGAGCAGATCATGGGGTTGCTGCCCCATCGTTATCCATTCGCGTTGGTGGATCGGGTGCTTGAGCACGTTCCAGGTGAACGCGCAGTCGCCATCAAGAACGTCACCCTGAATGAGCCACAGTTTCAGGGGCATTTCCCTGATCGTCCTTTAATGCCAGGGGTGTTGATCGTGGAAGCGATGGCACAGGTGGGGGGCTTGATCGTGACCCAAATGCCAGATCTTCCGAAGGGCTTGTTCGTGTTCGCCGGAATTGATGGCGTTCGTTTTCGTCGGCCGGTGGTCCCGGGTGATCAATTGAGAATTACCTGTGAGTTGCTCAGTCTTAAACGAAAGCGTTTTGGCAAAGTGAAGGCGGAGGCCACGGTGGACGGACAGCTTGTCTGCTCCGGTGAGCTGATGTTCTCTCTGGTGGATTGA
- a CDS encoding SMP-30/gluconolactonase/LRE family protein, producing the protein MDCRCVLNVGAGLAECPCWWAEKQVLLWVDIEASRIGLFDPQTGRNNFLHLPAHVGAVVPTSAGDLLLATATGFLRLDPSTEAVTLLSDPEADRPGNRFNDGKCDPWGRFWAGTMAYDFEPQAGALWRVNADFSCVRQWQGLTISNGLAWSQDRRTLYLIDSPTLNVLAFPLTNAGEIAGEPSICVQIPEAWDAVPDGMCIDAEGMLWIALFGGGCVTRWDPISGQRLERLALPCRQVTSCCFGGPNLDQLFMTTARREMDAAAIKAEPLAGGLFQADVGVKGLPADCFQVAS; encoded by the coding sequence ATGGATTGTCGTTGTGTGTTGAATGTTGGCGCAGGATTGGCAGAGTGCCCTTGTTGGTGGGCTGAGAAGCAAGTTCTTCTTTGGGTGGATATTGAAGCTTCAAGAATTGGCCTGTTTGATCCTCAAACGGGTAGGAATAATTTCTTGCATCTTCCCGCCCATGTGGGTGCGGTTGTTCCCACCTCTGCAGGGGACTTGCTCCTAGCAACCGCAACGGGGTTTCTGAGGCTGGATCCGAGCACGGAAGCGGTGACCTTGTTGTCTGATCCAGAGGCCGACCGGCCTGGCAATCGTTTCAATGACGGCAAATGTGATCCATGGGGGCGCTTTTGGGCCGGCACGATGGCCTATGACTTTGAGCCACAGGCTGGAGCCCTATGGCGGGTCAATGCCGATTTCAGCTGCGTTCGTCAATGGCAGGGGCTCACGATTTCCAACGGACTGGCCTGGAGCCAAGACCGACGGACGCTCTATTTGATTGACTCGCCAACGCTGAATGTGCTGGCCTTCCCGCTCACCAACGCCGGTGAGATTGCAGGAGAACCCAGCATCTGTGTGCAGATTCCAGAAGCTTGGGATGCCGTTCCAGATGGCATGTGCATCGATGCGGAGGGAATGCTTTGGATCGCCCTGTTTGGCGGTGGTTGCGTGACGCGTTGGGATCCAATCAGCGGCCAACGGCTCGAACGGCTGGCGTTGCCTTGCCGTCAGGTCACCTCCTGTTGTTTTGGCGGCCCCAACTTGGATCAGTTGTTTATGACGACCGCAAGACGGGAGATGGATGCTGCTGCCATCAAGGCCGAGCCGTTGGCCGGTGGACTGTTTCAGGCTGATGTGGGTGTGAAAGGGTTGCCGGCCGATTGCTTTCAAGTGGCTTCTTGA
- a CDS encoding GIY-YIG nuclease family protein: MATPSGQGNLFEQPVAANNGLIEQSLPLSAELLRSWQERIHQFQEPLFSPKLASQLGHRNQQAEQQQLFPGDNPNPLSGFQPLQLKPLPLSFWRWPSSPHQGAAIYLVMDRPKELEQPILLYVGETKAADRRWKGEHDCKAYLASYQEACMSTGLSCSTSIRFWADVPQDTRPRRQLEQTLIRLWQPPFNKETRERWSTPFHAD, from the coding sequence ATGGCCACTCCCTCCGGGCAGGGCAACCTTTTCGAGCAGCCCGTGGCAGCAAACAATGGGCTGATCGAACAGTCCCTACCTCTGAGCGCAGAGCTTTTACGAAGCTGGCAAGAGCGAATCCATCAGTTCCAGGAACCTCTTTTCTCCCCCAAGTTGGCGTCTCAGCTTGGGCATCGGAATCAACAAGCAGAACAACAGCAGCTGTTTCCCGGAGACAACCCCAACCCGCTGAGTGGCTTCCAACCTCTTCAGCTCAAGCCCTTACCGTTGAGCTTCTGGCGTTGGCCGAGCAGTCCCCATCAAGGGGCGGCCATCTATCTCGTAATGGATCGCCCGAAAGAACTCGAACAACCCATCCTTCTTTACGTCGGAGAAACCAAGGCGGCTGATCGGCGCTGGAAAGGCGAGCACGATTGCAAGGCCTACTTGGCGAGTTACCAAGAGGCCTGCATGAGCACGGGCTTGTCCTGCAGCACAAGCATTCGTTTCTGGGCCGATGTCCCGCAGGACACCCGTCCTCGACGACAACTGGAACAAACCTTGATTCGCCTTTGGCAACCGCCATTCAATAAGGAAACCCGTGAGCGATGGTCCACACCGTTCCATGCCGATTAA